One genomic window of Blastopirellula retiformator includes the following:
- a CDS encoding Minf_1886 family protein encodes MTDETYSDFMRMLKDDPRFKLEAYQFVREALSFGQNQFELDDEDIEDEDLDLDEELILDEDEEFDDEDDDPSWHEQERHLTGQMLCEAIRNFALQQYGLMAKTVLNSWGVETTGHFGDIVYNLIDIGMMKKSPQDRREDFDDVYDFEEALVRNFRIEVSEESSSR; translated from the coding sequence ATGACCGACGAAACCTATTCCGACTTTATGCGGATGCTGAAAGACGATCCGCGTTTTAAGCTGGAAGCGTACCAGTTTGTGCGCGAAGCGCTCTCCTTCGGCCAGAATCAGTTTGAACTGGACGACGAAGATATTGAGGACGAAGATCTCGACCTTGATGAAGAGTTGATCCTGGACGAAGACGAAGAGTTCGACGACGAGGATGACGATCCTAGTTGGCATGAGCAGGAACGGCACCTGACCGGACAAATGCTGTGCGAAGCGATCCGCAATTTCGCTCTCCAGCAGTATGGCTTGATGGCTAAGACGGTCCTCAACAGCTGGGGCGTCGAAACGACCGGCCATTTTGGCGACATCGTCTACAACCTGATCGACATCGGGATGATGAAGAAGTCGCCGCAGGACCGCCGCGAAGACTTTGACGACGTCTACGACTTTGAAGAAGCGCTGGTCCGCAATTTCCGCATCGAAGTCTCGGAGGAGTCGTCGTCGCGATGA
- a CDS encoding co-chaperone GroES → MKIVPLGDNLVLKRLDAEETTAGGIVLPSSAQEKPKQGRVLSVGDGRLLADGKRAAHDVKEGDRVLFSAWAGTEIKVDDQELLIMSESEILAVLE, encoded by the coding sequence ATGAAGATCGTTCCCCTTGGTGACAATCTGGTGTTGAAACGTCTCGACGCCGAAGAGACGACCGCCGGAGGCATCGTGCTTCCCAGTTCTGCCCAAGAGAAGCCGAAACAAGGACGCGTCCTCAGCGTCGGCGATGGGCGACTGCTGGCCGACGGCAAGCGGGCCGCACATGACGTTAAGGAAGGGGACCGCGTCTTGTTCTCCGCCTGGGCGGGAACCGAAATCAAAGTGGACGATCAAGAACTGTTGATCATGAGCGAGTCCGAAATATTAGCGGTACTCGAATAA
- a CDS encoding prenyltransferase/squalene oxidase repeat-containing protein, producing the protein MRALFSLRRGLAIAALVAFCSPLMAADDRAAYDKAITSAVNFLASQQNKDGSFSESSPIGVTGLCAAGILEHGRTADDPTVKKALTYLESQVKEDGGIYAEGSNHKNYETSLAVLAFAAGNKDGRYDKLLAGTDKFLKGIQWDASEHKDETDPFYGGAGYGGHKRPDLSNTAFMMEALKATGNGPDDKAMKKALVFVSRCQNLESEHNTSEFPAKNPDGGFYYTIAAGGSSQAGETPNGGLRSYGSMTYAGLKSMIYAGLDKEDPRVKAASEWLGKHYTLDENPGMGQQGLFYYYVTAAKALDAFGEEEFVTADGAKHAWRAELRKELLGRQQADGSWVNETTRWMEGNPLLVTGYTLLALKHAQPDAGK; encoded by the coding sequence ATGCGTGCACTTTTCTCACTTCGCCGAGGACTGGCCATCGCTGCGCTGGTCGCTTTCTGCTCGCCCCTGATGGCCGCCGATGATCGAGCCGCCTACGACAAGGCGATCACTTCGGCCGTCAACTTCTTGGCCTCCCAACAAAACAAAGACGGCTCGTTTAGCGAATCGTCGCCGATCGGCGTCACCGGGCTGTGTGCCGCCGGTATCTTGGAGCATGGCCGCACCGCCGATGATCCGACGGTGAAGAAGGCGCTGACCTACTTGGAATCGCAAGTCAAAGAAGATGGCGGCATCTACGCCGAGGGAAGCAACCACAAGAACTACGAAACGTCGCTCGCCGTTTTGGCGTTCGCCGCCGGTAACAAAGATGGTCGTTACGACAAACTGCTGGCCGGTACCGACAAGTTCCTGAAGGGGATCCAATGGGACGCCAGCGAACACAAAGATGAAACCGATCCGTTTTACGGCGGCGCCGGTTACGGCGGGCACAAACGTCCCGACCTGTCGAACACCGCCTTCATGATGGAAGCGCTCAAAGCGACCGGTAACGGTCCCGATGACAAAGCGATGAAGAAGGCGCTCGTTTTCGTTTCCCGCTGCCAGAACCTGGAATCGGAACACAACACCTCCGAGTTCCCGGCCAAGAACCCCGACGGCGGTTTCTACTACACCATCGCCGCTGGCGGCAGCAGCCAAGCCGGCGAAACCCCCAACGGCGGTCTGCGGAGCTACGGCTCGATGACCTACGCCGGTCTGAAGAGCATGATCTATGCGGGTCTCGACAAAGAAGACCCACGCGTGAAGGCCGCCTCGGAGTGGCTCGGCAAGCATTACACCTTGGACGAAAACCCAGGCATGGGTCAGCAAGGTTTGTTCTACTACTACGTCACCGCCGCCAAAGCGCTCGACGCGTTCGGCGAAGAAGAGTTCGTCACCGCCGATGGCGCCAAACATGCCTGGCGTGCCGAACTGCGGAAAGAACTGCTGGGCCGTCAACAAGCCGACGGTAGCTGGGTCAACGAAACGACCCGCTGGATGGAAGGGAACCCGCTGCTAGTCACCGGCTATACGCTGCTGGCCCTGAAGCACGCCCAACCCGACGCCGGCAAGTAA
- a CDS encoding TNT domain-containing protein: MHNRSNFYRLWLVMLLGIGLAACDHRQAVETSQWTNPNGSIRWPPSEGFAGKPSDVEIAVGVELERWGYPGGTFVSNLGVPPADLSLAPGTLKKPHYVYRVLKPLPALEGKAAPWFDHPGGGVQYDLVKSVEHWLTDGYLEVVTLEGKLEQSFTTLEEAVAAEILSLEGGLPNEAHVLEQLADGTWSTYYSERGRKTGLQTFATEEEARDDLKRRIEGWR, encoded by the coding sequence ATGCACAATCGCTCAAATTTTTATCGCCTCTGGTTGGTCATGCTGCTAGGCATCGGCTTGGCCGCTTGCGATCACCGGCAGGCGGTCGAAACCTCCCAGTGGACCAATCCCAACGGCAGCATCCGTTGGCCGCCCAGCGAAGGTTTCGCCGGCAAGCCGAGCGATGTCGAGATCGCGGTCGGCGTCGAGCTTGAGCGTTGGGGTTATCCCGGCGGCACGTTCGTCTCGAACCTGGGCGTTCCCCCGGCCGATCTCTCGCTCGCGCCAGGCACGCTCAAGAAGCCGCACTATGTCTATCGCGTTCTCAAGCCGCTGCCGGCGCTCGAAGGAAAAGCGGCGCCCTGGTTCGATCACCCCGGCGGCGGCGTGCAGTACGACCTGGTGAAGTCGGTCGAGCATTGGCTTACCGACGGCTATTTAGAAGTGGTGACGCTCGAAGGGAAGCTGGAACAATCGTTTACGACCCTGGAAGAAGCGGTTGCCGCCGAGATCTTGTCGCTGGAAGGAGGCTTGCCCAACGAAGCGCATGTCCTGGAGCAGTTGGCCGATGGAACATGGAGCACCTATTATAGCGAGCGAGGGCGTAAGACCGGGCTGCAAACGTTTGCGACCGAGGAAGAGGCCCGCGATGATTTGAAGCGGCGGATCGAAGGCTGGCGATGA
- the scpB gene encoding SMC-Scp complex subunit ScpB, translated as MQRLEAILFLAREPLSSRKLAQLANLADGTEARTLIRFLNRLYDAAHRAFRIEQSAGGYQLMTRPKFADWIRRLGNQPVAAGLSSPAMETLAVVAYRQPVLRADVEAIRGVNCGEMLRQLMDRDLVKISGRSEELGRPYLYSTTRTFLRMFGLRNLDDLPRADDFRRPIGDSNTNETTPCTESTADGRAE; from the coding sequence ATGCAGCGCTTGGAAGCGATTTTGTTTCTGGCGCGAGAGCCCCTTTCCAGCCGCAAATTGGCCCAACTCGCCAACTTGGCGGACGGAACTGAAGCCCGTACACTGATTCGTTTCCTCAACCGCCTGTATGACGCGGCCCATCGGGCGTTTCGCATCGAACAGTCGGCTGGGGGCTACCAGTTGATGACGCGACCGAAGTTCGCCGACTGGATCCGCCGATTAGGAAACCAACCGGTTGCGGCGGGACTTAGTTCGCCGGCGATGGAGACGCTAGCGGTCGTCGCTTATCGGCAACCCGTACTGCGGGCCGACGTCGAAGCGATCCGTGGCGTCAACTGCGGAGAAATGCTGCGACAGTTGATGGATCGCGACCTGGTCAAAATCAGCGGCCGCAGCGAAGAGTTGGGTCGGCCTTACCTGTACTCCACAACCCGAACGTTCCTGCGTATGTTTGGGTTACGGAATTTAGATGATTTGCCTCGAGCGGACGACTTCCGACGTCCGATTGGGGATTCGAATACGAACGAAACCACACCCTGTACTGAATCGACGGCCGATGGCCGTGCGGAGTGA
- a CDS encoding type 1 glutamine amidotransferase family protein — MANPPIFPRRPSPGAGRSWPIIFPVVVFSVIIAFVMLIVCSGGFLLVTGTQFHPEGFRIRRFVALRIPIIGVQAGGTTYTDDTPQLSKLLVNKGWIARAPLKPAEAEWELIEIDGDWKGSPRYLTDYLRDDTTRVSLNQWSEDNPLLAGMLWSEIEQAAKLKLYWMAPEMINKMIDFSQLKPVSKSLTKDARADQAKKTLTAYLLTSYQQTQTGAKASGETELASACAKQIERLESVGVVIPTKAKTPEKQGDTQSKKENEEKSDPKKSDEKQEVEAEVDSEDAFE; from the coding sequence ATGGCCAATCCTCCGATCTTTCCACGCAGGCCGTCCCCTGGCGCAGGCCGCAGTTGGCCGATCATTTTTCCGGTGGTCGTCTTCAGCGTGATCATCGCGTTTGTGATGCTGATCGTCTGCTCGGGCGGTTTTCTCCTGGTCACCGGAACCCAGTTCCATCCCGAAGGATTCCGCATTCGCCGCTTTGTCGCCCTCCGCATTCCGATCATCGGCGTTCAGGCCGGCGGCACGACGTACACCGACGATACTCCACAATTGTCCAAGTTATTGGTCAACAAGGGTTGGATCGCTCGAGCTCCACTGAAACCAGCCGAAGCGGAGTGGGAGTTGATCGAAATCGATGGAGACTGGAAAGGATCGCCAAGATACCTGACCGACTATCTCCGCGATGACACGACCCGCGTTAGCCTCAACCAATGGAGCGAAGACAACCCGCTGTTGGCAGGGATGCTGTGGAGTGAAATCGAACAGGCAGCCAAGCTGAAGCTCTATTGGATGGCGCCAGAGATGATCAACAAGATGATCGATTTCTCGCAGCTGAAGCCGGTATCGAAGTCGCTTACCAAGGATGCCCGAGCCGATCAAGCCAAAAAGACGCTGACCGCCTACCTGCTGACCAGCTACCAACAGACGCAAACCGGCGCCAAAGCGAGCGGCGAAACCGAACTTGCCTCCGCCTGCGCGAAGCAGATCGAACGCCTGGAGAGCGTCGGCGTCGTTATCCCCACGAAGGCGAAAACGCCGGAAAAACAAGGGGATACGCAGTCGAAGAAGGAAAACGAGGAGAAGTCGGACCCCAAGAAATCGGACGAGAAACAGGAAGTCGAAGCCGAGGTCGACTCCGAGGATGCGTTTGAGTGA
- a CDS encoding cysteine desulfurase family protein — MKRQPIYLDNNATTRIDRQVAETLSHAWSQGYVNPSSQHALGRRSRAALETAKEDLLKGIGAQTQGFASDELLLTSGGTESNNLAIFGLVKPQPGKVIVSSIEHPSVSAAADLLRMRGYDVQAIRVQQNGLVDLDHFRQLLSPDTQLVSMMLANNETGVLQPVAEMAAMCREIEVKTHTDAVQAVGKSDVQFRELGVDALTLTAHKMHGPRGVGGLVLRHGVQISPQLHGGGQQLAKRPGTEPVELGIAMTEALRLSLAAKADYAEIAQLRAEMEASLREIDPTAVIHGADVARLPHTISVSFPGIDRQALVMAVDLAGVCISTGSACASGSSERSPVLIAMGLENDQIESAVRISLGRDTTGDEAREALSRISKCVNNLR, encoded by the coding sequence GTGAAACGCCAGCCGATCTATCTCGACAACAACGCGACGACCCGCATCGATCGGCAAGTCGCCGAGACTCTTTCGCACGCGTGGAGCCAGGGGTACGTGAACCCCTCGAGCCAACATGCGCTGGGACGCCGCAGTCGCGCGGCGCTGGAAACGGCCAAAGAAGATCTGCTGAAGGGGATCGGGGCGCAAACCCAAGGTTTCGCCAGTGACGAACTGCTGCTAACCAGCGGCGGTACCGAGTCGAACAACCTGGCGATTTTCGGTCTGGTCAAGCCGCAGCCGGGCAAGGTGATCGTCTCGTCGATCGAACATCCCAGCGTTTCGGCGGCGGCCGATCTCCTCCGCATGCGGGGGTACGACGTGCAGGCGATTCGCGTTCAGCAAAACGGATTGGTCGACCTCGATCACTTCCGCCAACTACTGTCGCCTGATACGCAATTGGTCAGCATGATGCTGGCCAACAACGAGACCGGCGTGCTGCAACCGGTCGCCGAAATGGCCGCGATGTGCCGAGAAATTGAGGTCAAAACGCATACCGACGCCGTCCAGGCAGTCGGCAAATCGGATGTCCAGTTCCGCGAACTGGGCGTCGATGCATTGACCCTGACCGCACACAAGATGCATGGCCCGCGCGGTGTCGGCGGGCTGGTATTGCGACATGGCGTGCAGATCTCCCCGCAACTGCATGGGGGAGGGCAGCAACTAGCGAAACGCCCTGGGACCGAGCCGGTTGAGCTAGGAATCGCCATGACCGAGGCGCTGCGGTTGTCGCTCGCCGCGAAGGCGGACTACGCCGAGATTGCCCAATTGCGGGCCGAAATGGAAGCGAGCTTGCGAGAGATCGATCCAACGGCGGTCATTCATGGCGCTGATGTGGCGCGACTTCCGCACACGATCAGCGTCTCATTTCCGGGGATCGATCGTCAGGCTTTAGTAATGGCGGTCGACCTGGCAGGGGTCTGTATTTCGACTGGTTCGGCCTGTGCGAGCGGGTCGAGCGAGCGGTCTCCGGTGCTGATCGCGATGGGGCTGGAAAACGACCAAATTGAGAGCGCGGTGAGGATAAGTTTGGGCCGGGATACGACCGGCGACGAAGCCCGCGAGGCGTTAAGTCGTATCTCCAAATGTGTCAACAACTTACGATGA
- a CDS encoding DnaA/Hda family protein — MNTDVFAIGLPWAPGAPDGSSPETMPGGAVRRFLGGPENRLVRTAVEALDAPTPPWNPVVFYGPTATGKSHLAAGLLARWKQARPDSQVVTTTGADFSRVITTAARRGEPVDFMSMWKSVDALLIDNLHELANFPSAQEQLSLRLDELVAADRLVLATCVGNPLENYSLSRRLVSRLASGLLVPVEPPSALTRQALAVHFALQHQVDMTAPAAKQLAEAFAVNLPQLQGLLLELFAKEFGAAPQLGKMRRIDSLAARRFISAKLTGRTPTLQSISSAAARYYQVRLADLRGPSRRQSIVAARDAGIYLARKLTQSSFAAIGKHFGGRDHTTIMHSIQKLEARRKREAATQSALDELERLIQRQAS; from the coding sequence GTGAATACGGACGTTTTCGCCATCGGTTTACCCTGGGCGCCTGGTGCGCCGGATGGCTCGTCCCCAGAGACGATGCCCGGTGGAGCGGTGCGCCGTTTTCTCGGCGGTCCCGAAAATCGTCTCGTTCGCACGGCTGTTGAAGCGCTCGACGCCCCCACGCCCCCCTGGAATCCGGTCGTTTTCTACGGCCCAACAGCGACTGGAAAAAGCCATTTAGCGGCTGGTTTGCTGGCGCGGTGGAAACAGGCTCGCCCCGATTCTCAGGTCGTAACTACAACGGGCGCAGACTTTTCCCGCGTTATTACGACAGCCGCTCGTCGTGGAGAACCTGTCGATTTCATGTCGATGTGGAAGTCGGTCGATGCGCTGCTGATTGACAATTTACACGAATTGGCGAATTTTCCCTCGGCGCAAGAGCAACTCTCCTTGCGGCTCGACGAATTGGTCGCGGCCGATCGGTTAGTGCTGGCGACGTGCGTTGGTAATCCGCTCGAGAACTACTCGTTGTCGCGACGCCTGGTCAGCCGGCTCGCCTCAGGATTGTTGGTGCCGGTCGAGCCTCCCAGCGCGTTGACGAGGCAAGCGTTGGCGGTTCACTTCGCTTTGCAACATCAGGTCGACATGACCGCGCCGGCCGCCAAGCAGTTGGCCGAAGCGTTCGCGGTCAATCTGCCGCAGCTGCAGGGGCTGCTGTTGGAGCTATTCGCGAAAGAGTTTGGCGCCGCGCCGCAGTTGGGCAAGATGCGGCGCATCGATTCGCTCGCGGCACGGCGGTTCATTTCGGCCAAGCTGACCGGACGGACGCCAACATTGCAGTCGATCTCGTCCGCGGCGGCTCGCTACTACCAGGTCAGGCTTGCCGATTTGCGGGGACCGTCGCGGCGGCAGTCAATTGTGGCGGCCCGTGACGCGGGGATTTACCTGGCCCGCAAGTTGACGCAATCGAGCTTCGCCGCGATCGGCAAACATTTCGGCGGGCGCGATCACACGACGATCATGCACTCGATTCAAAAGTTAGAAGCACGGCGCAAGCGGGAAGCGGCGACGCAATCGGCGCTGGACGAACTAGAACGACTCATCCAACGGCAAGCGTCATGA
- the dnaN gene encoding DNA polymerase III subunit beta, translated as MKITFDREQFQQAFQTAAAVAPSRSPKPILQNVKLDATESGAIIMATDMEVGVRIEVSGVEVEAPGSIVLPVQRFGSILREVGDEKLKITREEGGTIVQGERSKFTLSTENPEEFPAVHSFTESKYHELSARTLKELIRRTLFAADSESGRYALGGILLEMESELVTAVATDGRRLSKMSGPAVAIEGHGGASDVMTIVPARAMQLIERALTNLEATVQIAARSNDVLVKIGAATIYARLVEGRFPKWRDVLPEKRDAKAIELTVGPAFAALRQAAIVASDESRGIDFTFGGGSAVLSSTTAEVGQSHIEFPIAYDGDAVEITMDHRYVADFYKVLDGERQFTLNLQDADSAALFSTDDNYDYVVMPLARDR; from the coding sequence ATGAAAATCACATTTGATCGGGAACAGTTCCAGCAGGCCTTCCAAACCGCAGCCGCCGTAGCGCCCTCACGAAGTCCGAAGCCGATTCTGCAAAACGTCAAACTCGACGCAACCGAAAGCGGCGCGATTATTATGGCGACCGATATGGAAGTCGGCGTTCGAATTGAGGTCTCTGGAGTCGAAGTTGAAGCGCCCGGCAGTATTGTGTTGCCGGTGCAACGGTTTGGGTCAATCTTGCGGGAAGTAGGTGATGAGAAGCTCAAGATCACCCGCGAAGAAGGGGGTACCATCGTCCAAGGTGAGCGGAGTAAGTTTACCCTGTCGACAGAGAACCCCGAAGAGTTTCCCGCCGTTCACTCCTTTACCGAGTCGAAGTACCACGAGCTTTCGGCCCGCACGCTGAAAGAACTGATCCGCCGCACCCTGTTCGCGGCCGATAGCGAGAGCGGCCGTTACGCGCTCGGCGGCATCTTGCTAGAGATGGAGTCGGAACTGGTAACCGCGGTCGCCACCGACGGACGTCGCCTGTCCAAGATGAGTGGCCCTGCCGTGGCGATCGAAGGGCATGGCGGCGCCAGCGACGTGATGACGATTGTACCGGCTCGCGCAATGCAATTGATCGAACGGGCCCTGACCAACCTGGAAGCGACGGTACAGATTGCGGCTCGCTCGAACGACGTGTTGGTCAAGATTGGCGCCGCGACGATTTATGCCCGCCTGGTGGAAGGTCGTTTCCCGAAATGGCGCGACGTGTTGCCGGAGAAGCGCGACGCCAAGGCGATTGAATTGACCGTGGGTCCAGCGTTCGCCGCGCTGCGTCAAGCGGCAATTGTCGCTTCCGACGAAAGCCGCGGCATCGACTTTACCTTTGGGGGCGGTTCGGCCGTCTTGTCGAGCACGACCGCCGAAGTGGGGCAATCGCACATTGAGTTTCCGATCGCCTACGACGGCGACGCGGTCGAAATCACGATGGACCACCGTTACGTCGCCGACTTTTACAAAGTGCTCGACGGCGAACGCCAGTTCACGCTCAACCTGCAGGACGCCGACAGTGCCGCTCTCTTCTCGACCGACGACAATTATGACTACGTAGTCATGCCGTTGGCTCGCGATCGCTAG
- a CDS encoding DUF721 domain-containing protein, translated as MKSPRRRDDRSAARGPQGMGDLVAGLMARSGYGQVQSADALQEAWIQAAGEEFAAHSRAGNVNRGKLEVWVENSAISQAISFQKREILKQLQNIVPDRRIEEIRIKVGRIH; from the coding sequence ATGAAATCACCACGACGACGTGACGATCGATCCGCAGCTCGCGGACCGCAAGGGATGGGCGACTTGGTCGCCGGGCTGATGGCCCGTAGCGGCTACGGCCAGGTGCAATCGGCCGACGCTTTGCAAGAAGCGTGGATCCAGGCGGCCGGCGAAGAGTTCGCCGCGCATAGTCGCGCCGGTAATGTGAATCGCGGCAAGCTGGAGGTCTGGGTCGAAAACTCGGCGATCTCGCAAGCGATCAGTTTCCAGAAGCGAGAAATCCTGAAACAACTGCAAAACATCGTGCCTGACCGGCGAATCGAGGAGATTCGCATCAAGGTCGGACGCATCCACTAA